One Vulpes lagopus strain Blue_001 chromosome 18, ASM1834538v1, whole genome shotgun sequence DNA window includes the following coding sequences:
- the ANKEF1 gene encoding ankyrin repeat and EF-hand domain-containing protein 1 isoform X4: MEASREGVIELVRGILERGGEVNAFDNDRQRAAHFAAKGGFFDILKLLFAYNGDMGLIAMNGNTPLHYAAMGGFADCCKYIAQRGCDLKWKNLDHKTPRTVAREGGFKAASKEIWRAERTAAKLAWPGAKNPNPLWALRLHDWSLEHETFLREAFSFVDRGDGTVSKEDFVLTLEERQEFVTSEQLATIAQFHEKVRGGGVNINDFFKGTRYLSKSYVLGSYGPKKKKKGMAKKVRKGKLVLPLPICIIPDHVFPRRSDGGPPYYMIETYKNVTDCNRFNRDRPPEHPIQDDSAWYIDDPGKVFSNINFITKAGDLASLKKAFESGIPVDMKDNYYKTPLMTACASGNIDTVKFLLEKGANVNATDNFLWTPLHFACHAGQQDIVELLVKSGAVIDALSINNSTPLTRAIESCRLDTVKYLLDIGANFQLENRKGHTAMDIAKAYADYRIISLIQEKLDNLPKPAENQKLKGKPPPKVKSEGLEIKKEEEPLVSVYTVPTVSEEKKKRKDNVVYLNSLITSGHTKKVDITFIPRRTWSPEATTAELIRKRELLRERFSYEVDFEDFMMPFQKNITEKAKAIEATFKT; encoded by the exons ATGGAAGCATCAAGAGAAGGAGTGATAGAACTAGTTCGAGGGATATTGGAAAGAGGAGGTGAAGTGAATGCCTTTGACAATGACAGACAACGTGCTGCACATTTTGCTGCCAAAGGAGGCTTTTTTGAT atattgaAGCTTCTTTTTGCTTACAACGGAGACATGGGGCTGATTGCAATGAATGGGAACACACCACTTCATTATGCTGCCATGGGTGGTTTTGCAGATTGCTGTAAATACATAGCTCAGCGAG GATGTGACCTGAAATGGAAAAACTTAGACCACAAAACACCCAGGACTGTGGCCAGGGAAGGTGGCTTCAAAGCAGCAAGCAAAGAAATCTGGCGGGCAGAGCGAACTGCTGCTAAGCTGGCATGGCCAGGAGCCAAAAATCCAAATCCACTCTGGGCCCTTAGACTTCATGACTGGTCGCTAGAACATGAGACTTTCCTTCGGGAAGCCTTTTCGTTTGTGGACAGAGGCGATGGGACAGTCAGCAAGGAGGATTTCGTGTTGACGCTAGAGGAGAGGCAAGAATTTGTGACCTCCGAACAGCTGGCTACAATAGCTCAATTTCATGAAAAAGTACGGGGAGGTGGGGTCAAtattaatgatttctttaaaggAACCAGGTACTTAAGTAAGTCTTATGTCTTGGGATCCTATGggcctaagaagaaaaaaaaaggaatggctaAAAAGGTAAGGAAAGGCAAGCTTGTTTTACCCCTCCCCATCTGCATCATCCCCGACCACGTATTTCCCCGCCGGAGTGACGGCGGGCCGCCCTATTACATGATCGAAACCTACAAGAATGTAACGGATTGCAATCGGTTTAACCGAGACCGGCCACCAGAACATCCCATTCAGGATGACTCCGCTTGGTACATTGATGACCCAgggaaagtattttcaaatattaatttcatcACCAAGGCGGGAGATCTGGCTTCTCTGAAAAAGGCATTTGAATCAGGAATACCTGTGGATATGAAGGATAATTATTACAAAACACCACTGATGACTGCATGTGCTAGTGGAAACATAGACACGGTCAAGTTTCTTCTTGAAAAAGG GGCTAATGTTAATGCAACAGATAATTTCCTGTGGACTCCACTTCATTTTGCATGCCATGCAGGCCAACAAGACATCGTTGAGCTTCTTGTTAAATCCGGAGCAGTGATAGATGCTCTCTCAATCAACAATTCCACTCCTTTAACTAGAGCCATCGAGAGCTGTAGACTGGATACTGTAAAATACCTCCTTGATATTGGGGCTAACTTCCAGCTGGAAAATAGAAAGG GACATACCGCCATGGATATTGCAAAGGCATACGCTGACTATAGAATAATTAGTTTGATTCAAGAAAAGTTGGATAACTTGCCAAAACCAGCAGAAAATCAAAAACTGAAAGGCAAGCCACCTCCTAAAGTGAAGAGCGAAGGCCTtgaaattaagaaagaagag GAACCACTTGTATCAGTTTATACTGTGCCAACTgtatcagaagaaaagaaaaaacgtAAAGACAATGTGGTTTATCTCAATTCATTGATTACCAGTGGTCATACCAAGAAAGTGGATATCACATTTATTCCACGGAGG ACCTGGAGTCCTGAAGCCACAACAGCAGAGCTGATCAGGAAAAGGGAGTTGCTGCGAGAGAGGTTCAGTTATGAGGTGGACTTTGAAGACTTCATGATGCCCTTTCAGAAGAACATCACAGAAAAAGCTAAAGCCATAGAAGCCACCTTCAAGACCTAA
- the ANKEF1 gene encoding ankyrin repeat and EF-hand domain-containing protein 1 isoform X3, giving the protein MSDIFGKRSQSKCYKLSMTIPSTGRTALMEASREGVIELVRGILERGGEVNAFDNDRQRAAHFAAKGGFFDILKLLFAYNGDMGLIAMNGNTPLHYAAMGGFADCCKYIAQRGCDLKWKNLDHKTPRTVAREGGFKAASKEIWRAERTAAKLAWPGAKNPNPLWALRLHDWSLEHETFLREAFSFVDRGDGTVSKEDFVLTLEERQEFVTSEQLATIAQFHEKVRGGGVNINDFFKGTRYLSKSYVLGSYGPKKKKKGMAKKVRKGKLVLPLPICIIPDHVFPRRSDGGPPYYMIETYKNVTDCNRFNRDRPPEHPIQDDSAWYIDDPGKVFSNINFITKAGDLASLKKAFESGIPVDMKDNYYKTPLMTACASGNIDTVKFLLEKGANVNATDNFLWTPLHFACHAGQQDIVELLVKSGAVIDALSINNSTPLTRAIESCRLDTVKYLLDIGANFQLENRKGHTAMDIAKAYADYRIISLIQEKLDNLPKPAENQKLKGKPPPKVKSEGLEIKKEEEPLVSVYTVPTVSEEKKKRKDNVVYLNSLITSGHTKKVDITFIPRRTWSPEATTAELIRKRELLRERFSYEVDFEDFMMPFQKNITEKAKAIEATFKT; this is encoded by the exons ATGTCTGACATTTTTGGAAAAAGGAGCCAATCCAAATGCTATAAACTCAGTATGACTATTCCT TCCACAGGTCGAACGGCTTTAATGGAAGCATCAAGAGAAGGAGTGATAGAACTAGTTCGAGGGATATTGGAAAGAGGAGGTGAAGTGAATGCCTTTGACAATGACAGACAACGTGCTGCACATTTTGCTGCCAAAGGAGGCTTTTTTGAT atattgaAGCTTCTTTTTGCTTACAACGGAGACATGGGGCTGATTGCAATGAATGGGAACACACCACTTCATTATGCTGCCATGGGTGGTTTTGCAGATTGCTGTAAATACATAGCTCAGCGAG GATGTGACCTGAAATGGAAAAACTTAGACCACAAAACACCCAGGACTGTGGCCAGGGAAGGTGGCTTCAAAGCAGCAAGCAAAGAAATCTGGCGGGCAGAGCGAACTGCTGCTAAGCTGGCATGGCCAGGAGCCAAAAATCCAAATCCACTCTGGGCCCTTAGACTTCATGACTGGTCGCTAGAACATGAGACTTTCCTTCGGGAAGCCTTTTCGTTTGTGGACAGAGGCGATGGGACAGTCAGCAAGGAGGATTTCGTGTTGACGCTAGAGGAGAGGCAAGAATTTGTGACCTCCGAACAGCTGGCTACAATAGCTCAATTTCATGAAAAAGTACGGGGAGGTGGGGTCAAtattaatgatttctttaaaggAACCAGGTACTTAAGTAAGTCTTATGTCTTGGGATCCTATGggcctaagaagaaaaaaaaaggaatggctaAAAAGGTAAGGAAAGGCAAGCTTGTTTTACCCCTCCCCATCTGCATCATCCCCGACCACGTATTTCCCCGCCGGAGTGACGGCGGGCCGCCCTATTACATGATCGAAACCTACAAGAATGTAACGGATTGCAATCGGTTTAACCGAGACCGGCCACCAGAACATCCCATTCAGGATGACTCCGCTTGGTACATTGATGACCCAgggaaagtattttcaaatattaatttcatcACCAAGGCGGGAGATCTGGCTTCTCTGAAAAAGGCATTTGAATCAGGAATACCTGTGGATATGAAGGATAATTATTACAAAACACCACTGATGACTGCATGTGCTAGTGGAAACATAGACACGGTCAAGTTTCTTCTTGAAAAAGG GGCTAATGTTAATGCAACAGATAATTTCCTGTGGACTCCACTTCATTTTGCATGCCATGCAGGCCAACAAGACATCGTTGAGCTTCTTGTTAAATCCGGAGCAGTGATAGATGCTCTCTCAATCAACAATTCCACTCCTTTAACTAGAGCCATCGAGAGCTGTAGACTGGATACTGTAAAATACCTCCTTGATATTGGGGCTAACTTCCAGCTGGAAAATAGAAAGG GACATACCGCCATGGATATTGCAAAGGCATACGCTGACTATAGAATAATTAGTTTGATTCAAGAAAAGTTGGATAACTTGCCAAAACCAGCAGAAAATCAAAAACTGAAAGGCAAGCCACCTCCTAAAGTGAAGAGCGAAGGCCTtgaaattaagaaagaagag GAACCACTTGTATCAGTTTATACTGTGCCAACTgtatcagaagaaaagaaaaaacgtAAAGACAATGTGGTTTATCTCAATTCATTGATTACCAGTGGTCATACCAAGAAAGTGGATATCACATTTATTCCACGGAGG ACCTGGAGTCCTGAAGCCACAACAGCAGAGCTGATCAGGAAAAGGGAGTTGCTGCGAGAGAGGTTCAGTTATGAGGTGGACTTTGAAGACTTCATGATGCCCTTTCAGAAGAACATCACAGAAAAAGCTAAAGCCATAGAAGCCACCTTCAAGACCTAA